From the genome of Scytonema hofmannii PCC 7110, one region includes:
- the metK gene encoding methionine adenosyltransferase produces MTRHLFTSESVTEGHPDKICDQISDTILDTHLSQDPKSRVAAEVVVNTGLVLVTGEITSKSKVDYAKLVRQKIAEIGYTEANNGFSANSCAILVALDEQSADIAQGVNAAQECREQGSQDDWDAIGSGDQGIMFGYACQETPELMPLPISLAHRLARQLAIARKTGKLPYLRPDGKTQVTVVYENGQPVGIDTILISTQHTEEISQAEIYQDLWPVVVEPSFAEINIKPSEYTRFLVNPTGQFIIGGPQGDSGLTGRKIIVDTYGGYSRHGGGAFSGKDPTKVDRTAAYACRYIAKNIVAAGLADKCEVQLSYAIGVAKPVSIFVETFGTGKLPQADLLALIEQNFELRPAGLIHTFNLQFLPHERSGRFYQDVAAYGHFGRTDLDLPWERLDKVAVLREAIAVAAI; encoded by the coding sequence ATGACTAGACACTTATTTACATCCGAATCTGTGACTGAAGGGCATCCTGACAAAATTTGCGATCAAATTTCCGATACTATTTTGGATACTCATCTTTCTCAAGACCCTAAAAGTCGAGTCGCAGCGGAGGTGGTCGTCAACACTGGTTTGGTATTAGTAACAGGTGAAATTACCTCAAAGTCTAAAGTGGACTATGCCAAGCTGGTGCGACAAAAAATTGCGGAGATTGGTTATACCGAAGCCAATAACGGTTTTTCCGCTAATAGCTGTGCAATTTTGGTAGCCCTTGACGAACAGTCGGCAGACATTGCACAGGGAGTCAACGCCGCTCAAGAATGCCGAGAACAAGGCAGTCAAGATGATTGGGATGCTATTGGATCTGGCGATCAAGGTATCATGTTTGGCTACGCTTGTCAAGAAACACCTGAATTGATGCCACTCCCAATTAGTTTAGCTCATCGATTGGCTCGTCAGCTGGCGATCGCTCGTAAAACTGGCAAATTACCCTACCTGCGCCCTGATGGTAAAACTCAGGTCACCGTGGTTTACGAGAACGGTCAACCTGTAGGAATTGATACGATTTTAATTTCCACTCAGCATACAGAAGAAATTAGTCAAGCTGAAATCTACCAAGACTTATGGCCAGTAGTAGTAGAGCCATCCTTTGCTGAGATAAATATTAAACCATCCGAGTATACCCGCTTTTTAGTCAACCCCACAGGTCAATTTATCATCGGAGGTCCTCAAGGAGATTCTGGACTGACTGGTCGCAAAATCATCGTGGATACCTATGGCGGGTATTCTCGTCATGGGGGCGGCGCGTTTTCTGGTAAAGACCCTACCAAGGTAGACCGCACAGCAGCTTATGCTTGTCGCTATATAGCTAAAAATATTGTGGCGGCTGGTTTAGCTGACAAATGTGAAGTACAGCTGAGCTATGCTATCGGGGTTGCTAAGCCCGTGAGTATTTTTGTAGAAACTTTTGGCACTGGTAAGCTACCTCAAGCAGATTTGCTGGCTTTAATCGAGCAAAACTTTGAACTGCGACCCGCAGGTTTGATTCATACCTTCAACTTGCAATTCTTACCTCACGAGCGAAGTGGGCGCTTTTATCAAGATGTCGCTGCATATGGTCACTTTGGGCGCACAGACTTGGATCTACCTTGGGAACGTTTGGATAAAGTTGCTGTGTTAAGGGAAGCGATCGCGGTAGCAGCGATCTAG
- a CDS encoding methylenetetrahydrofolate reductase produces MIQQSIEFGKDSQRRSFQTAVQTGEFLITAEVAPPKGGDPSHMVQMALALKNRVHAVNITDGSRAVLRLCPLAASVILLQHGIEPICQMACRDRNRIALQSDLMGANALGIHNILALTGDPVKAGDHAEARSVFDVESVRLLQIIEKLNRGFDSNERPLTDSATQLFPGAAVDPQLPNWSSLQRRFEHKIAAGAQFFQSQLIVDFNRLEKFMSQIAVNYGKPILAGIFLLKSAKNAQFINRCVPGVNIPQATIERLERASNPLLEGMIIAAEQIQLARQLCQGVHLMAVKREDLIPQILDMAEILPLNQPVLAQPAVTTKV; encoded by the coding sequence ATGATTCAGCAGTCTATCGAATTTGGTAAAGACAGTCAACGACGTAGCTTTCAAACAGCAGTCCAAACAGGTGAATTTCTGATTACAGCAGAGGTGGCTCCTCCAAAAGGAGGCGATCCGTCTCACATGGTGCAAATGGCATTAGCACTAAAGAATCGGGTTCACGCAGTTAACATCACTGACGGGAGTCGAGCAGTTCTGCGATTGTGTCCGTTGGCTGCTTCAGTCATTTTGCTACAGCATGGGATAGAACCTATTTGTCAGATGGCGTGTCGCGATCGCAATCGCATTGCACTCCAGTCCGATCTTATGGGGGCTAACGCTCTTGGTATTCACAATATTTTAGCTCTTACAGGCGATCCAGTGAAAGCAGGAGATCATGCCGAGGCTCGTAGTGTATTTGATGTGGAATCTGTCCGGCTTTTACAGATTATTGAAAAGCTTAATCGCGGTTTTGATAGCAACGAGCGACCATTAACTGATAGTGCAACTCAGTTATTTCCGGGAGCAGCCGTCGATCCGCAACTACCTAATTGGTCTAGTTTGCAACGACGTTTCGAGCATAAGATAGCAGCAGGAGCACAGTTTTTTCAAAGCCAGTTGATTGTTGATTTTAATCGGTTAGAGAAGTTTATGAGCCAAATAGCAGTTAACTATGGCAAGCCAATTTTGGCTGGGATTTTTTTGCTAAAATCTGCCAAAAATGCTCAATTCATTAATCGCTGTGTTCCGGGTGTGAATATACCTCAAGCAACCATTGAAAGATTAGAACGTGCTTCTAATCCACTGCTTGAAGGAATGATAATTGCCGCAGAACAAATTCAGCTAGCCCGTCAACTCTGTCAAGGTGTGCATTTGATGGCTGTTAAACGCGAAGATCTGATACCTCAGATTCTTGATATGGCTGAAATCTTACCTCTAAATCAACCTGTGCTTGCTCAACCAGCAGTCACCACAAAAGTATGA
- a CDS encoding alpha-D-ribose 1-methylphosphonate 5-triphosphate diphosphatase: protein MKTYLTNAQVVLVNEVINNASLVIEDDTIIAINPISTRNAQTIDLTGKTLMPGMIDLHCDAIEKEIEPRPGALFPMPFAIAQIDRRNSLAGITTPFHAISFAHEELGVRNNDIAAEVVQAIHAYQPHALVDNRVHCRYEITDPTALPVLLYLLAEECIHLVSLMDHTPGQGQFKDLQSYQNYLSRTYKKSAAETETIAQRKIENAVGAQSRIETLISKALSQNIQVASHDDDTPERVQAMANMGVRLSEFPINLETAKAATAIGMSTIFGAPNILRGKSQSGSIKAIEAVHHQVASCLCSDYAPGTLLAAVFRLLDISNLTLPQAIALVTYNPAQALKLHDRGEIAVGKRADLLAVEMVNGLPQVNATLVAGKIVYNCSL, encoded by the coding sequence ATGAAAACTTATTTAACCAATGCACAAGTTGTCTTAGTGAACGAAGTTATCAACAATGCCTCATTAGTGATTGAGGATGATACAATTATTGCAATCAACCCGATATCAACTCGTAACGCTCAAACTATTGATTTAACTGGCAAAACTCTAATGCCGGGTATGATTGATTTGCACTGTGACGCCATTGAAAAGGAAATAGAACCACGTCCTGGTGCTTTATTTCCAATGCCTTTTGCGATCGCACAAATAGATAGGCGCAATTCCTTGGCTGGAATTACGACTCCTTTCCATGCAATTTCCTTTGCTCATGAGGAGTTAGGGGTTCGGAATAATGATATAGCAGCTGAGGTTGTACAGGCCATTCATGCTTACCAACCTCACGCCCTAGTAGATAATCGCGTGCATTGTCGTTACGAAATTACTGACCCAACCGCTTTACCAGTACTTTTATACCTACTAGCTGAAGAGTGCATTCATCTTGTATCTTTAATGGATCATACTCCAGGACAAGGACAATTTAAAGATTTACAATCTTATCAAAATTATCTGTCTCGGACTTATAAAAAAAGTGCTGCCGAAACTGAAACAATAGCACAGAGAAAAATAGAAAATGCTGTAGGCGCACAGTCACGAATTGAAACTTTAATTTCTAAGGCTTTGTCCCAAAATATTCAAGTTGCTAGCCATGATGATGACACACCAGAGCGAGTGCAGGCTATGGCGAATATGGGAGTGAGATTAAGTGAATTTCCTATCAATTTAGAAACAGCTAAAGCGGCTACAGCGATCGGAATGTCTACAATATTTGGCGCACCGAATATTTTACGCGGTAAAAGCCAAAGCGGTTCCATCAAAGCGATTGAAGCTGTTCACCATCAAGTTGCCAGTTGTTTGTGTTCTGATTATGCTCCAGGAACACTACTTGCGGCTGTTTTCCGACTTTTGGATATTTCAAATTTGACCTTACCGCAAGCAATTGCTCTGGTGACTTATAACCCCGCACAAGCTTTAAAATTACATGACCGAGGGGAAATTGCTGTGGGTAAACGAGCTGATTTGCTAGCAGTAGAAATGGTTAATGGGTTACCTCAAGTTAATGCGACTTTGGTAGCAGGTAAAATTGTTTATAATTGCAGTTTATAG
- a CDS encoding acetyltransferase codes for MKTLIEVLTMPDLYNPFRQEIWGQSHAGEELQEPAFFEKSDLIFPSGESLPSCWLNPHYLEPNTLVNTLSAYQS; via the coding sequence ATGAAAACCCTAATTGAAGTTTTGACAATGCCAGACCTTTATAATCCATTTCGTCAAGAAATTTGGGGGCAAAGTCATGCAGGAGAAGAACTCCAAGAGCCAGCTTTCTTTGAGAAGTCTGACTTGATATTTCCTTCTGGTGAGTCGTTACCCAGTTGCTGGTTAAATCCTCATTATCTAGAGCCAAATACTTTAGTCAATACTTTGAGTGCGTACCAATCTTAA
- a CDS encoding alkaline phosphatase, translating into MLIRFKAVQTINRKFIVDLAILALTTMVGCASLPTTNTGSSQGNVIFIHPDGTSASHWGAARMLHYGPDGRMNWDKMSNLAVYLGHMKNQLTATSNAGAVTHATGVKVNADSFGLDAEGQPVVAASGQPKTIMQEAIAAGKATAIINSGIIPEPGTGAFLAKSASRGNFDEITKQIVESGADVILGGGEAWYLPKGTAGRYTTAQQAQRADKLNLIELAKSKGYTIVYTRDELLNLPSNTKKVLGIFAAEDTYNDASEEALKKRGLPLYVPTAPTVAEMLQATLKIVSQNRNGFFIVLEEEGSDNFCNYNNAVGCIEAIKRADDAIGVAMNFIEKNSNTLLVTAADSDAGGLEVVGATVQDFPLDKPIPEKTENGAPLDGREGTATLPFVSAPDKQGLRFPFAIVWSGFNDNSGAIVSKAHGLNANLLNGTVDNTAIYRLMYRTLFGKEVSTQ; encoded by the coding sequence ATGCTTATAAGATTCAAGGCTGTACAAACAATTAATAGAAAATTTATTGTTGATTTAGCGATTTTGGCTCTGACAACTATGGTGGGTTGTGCTTCACTACCCACAACCAATACTGGTTCAAGTCAGGGTAATGTTATATTTATTCATCCTGACGGTACGAGTGCATCTCATTGGGGTGCAGCGCGAATGCTTCACTACGGTCCTGATGGCAGAATGAATTGGGATAAAATGTCCAATCTCGCTGTCTACCTGGGACACATGAAAAACCAACTTACAGCAACTTCCAATGCAGGTGCAGTCACCCACGCAACGGGAGTGAAGGTGAATGCTGACTCTTTTGGCTTGGATGCAGAGGGTCAACCAGTGGTAGCAGCTTCCGGTCAACCTAAGACTATTATGCAGGAAGCGATAGCTGCAGGAAAAGCAACTGCGATTATCAACTCCGGTATTATTCCCGAACCAGGAACAGGTGCATTTTTAGCCAAGTCAGCAAGTCGTGGTAATTTTGATGAAATTACCAAACAAATTGTTGAGTCAGGTGCAGATGTGATTTTGGGAGGTGGTGAAGCATGGTATCTTCCCAAAGGGACTGCAGGAAGATACACAACGGCACAACAAGCTCAACGTGCTGATAAGCTCAATTTGATAGAACTGGCAAAAAGCAAAGGTTACACCATCGTTTACACCCGTGATGAACTTTTGAATTTACCAAGCAATACTAAAAAAGTTTTGGGGATTTTTGCGGCTGAAGATACTTACAATGACGCCTCAGAAGAAGCTTTGAAAAAGCGGGGTTTGCCTTTGTATGTTCCCACTGCGCCAACAGTAGCCGAAATGTTGCAAGCAACTCTTAAAATTGTGTCGCAAAACCGCAATGGTTTCTTCATTGTTTTGGAAGAGGAAGGCAGCGATAATTTTTGTAATTATAACAATGCTGTAGGTTGCATTGAAGCCATCAAAAGAGCTGACGATGCGATCGGTGTAGCTATGAATTTTATTGAAAAGAACTCCAATACTCTCCTTGTAACTGCTGCAGATAGTGATGCTGGGGGGTTAGAAGTCGTTGGAGCGACAGTTCAAGATTTTCCCCTGGATAAGCCCATTCCTGAAAAAACTGAAAACGGCGCACCCCTAGATGGTAGGGAAGGGACAGCAACATTACCATTCGTCTCAGCACCCGATAAACAAGGATTGCGCTTCCCCTTTGCTATTGTTTGGTCGGGTTTTAATGATAATTCGGGAGCAATTGTTTCCAAAGCACATGGGTTAAATGCAAATTTGTTGAATGGAACTGTGGACAATACAGCTATTTATCGCTTGATGTACCGTACTCTCTTTGGTAAGGAAGTATCAACACAGTAA
- a CDS encoding bestrophin family protein gives MSSSEKIGWLQIAFRLKGSVLKSIYQRVIACGLFGILISVLYHLKWPVSHPWTEGVIPSIVLGLLLVFRTNTAYERFWEGRKVWGNIVNDVRNLARQVWVTVDERTLESRDNKMEVLRLIVAFAVATKIHLRGDVNNELETLMPTARYLTLKTMNNPPLEIAFWIGDYLQLQYNLNCINSYQLIAMQELLNSLVDCLGACERILKTPIPLAYTIHLKQVLLVYCFLIPFELVEGLGWWTGLSVALISFTLFGVEAIALEIENPFGHDPNDLPLDTICNTIKRNIEDLMTLTPSVHSHRHLRNIDTF, from the coding sequence ATGTCTAGTTCAGAAAAAATCGGCTGGCTTCAAATAGCGTTCCGGCTAAAAGGTTCGGTTCTTAAATCTATTTACCAACGCGTTATCGCCTGCGGTTTGTTTGGTATTTTGATTTCTGTCTTGTATCATTTAAAATGGCCTGTATCCCACCCTTGGACAGAGGGGGTTATTCCCAGTATCGTTTTAGGCTTGTTACTAGTATTTCGCACGAATACAGCTTACGAGCGTTTTTGGGAAGGAAGAAAAGTCTGGGGTAATATCGTTAACGATGTGCGAAATCTGGCTAGGCAAGTTTGGGTAACAGTAGATGAAAGAACACTGGAGAGTAGAGATAATAAAATGGAGGTTTTGCGGCTAATAGTCGCTTTTGCAGTAGCAACTAAAATACACTTGCGGGGAGATGTAAATAATGAGTTAGAAACATTGATGCCTACTGCTAGATATCTAACGCTGAAAACAATGAACAATCCTCCTTTGGAGATAGCTTTTTGGATTGGAGATTATTTACAACTACAATACAATCTCAATTGCATAAATAGCTATCAATTAATCGCTATGCAAGAATTGTTGAATAGTCTAGTAGACTGTTTGGGAGCTTGCGAACGCATTTTAAAAACTCCTATACCGCTAGCCTATACTATTCATCTCAAACAAGTGTTATTAGTTTACTGTTTCTTAATACCTTTTGAACTAGTGGAAGGTTTGGGTTGGTGGACGGGATTATCCGTTGCTTTGATTAGTTTTACTTTGTTTGGCGTTGAAGCCATTGCTCTAGAGATCGAAAACCCTTTTGGTCACGATCCTAATGACTTACCCTTAGACACTATTTGCAACACGATAAAACGCAATATTGAAGATTTAATGACCCTAACTCCTAGTGTTCACTCCCATAGACATCTCCGAAATATAGATACTTTCTAG
- a CDS encoding quercetin 2,3-dioxygenase: MIANLNAICLQPGEGSSSWVLGDLYTFKAKGDDTGKTYALIEIVMQPHSATPPHIHTHENESFYIQEGEIEFQLGGQSLIATPGTFVHSPKGQPHSFRNIGAKPAKFLCWLTPSGLEQLFIEVGTPVSEQNTTSPGVTPKDIEKLLFTAPKYGLEILPSAVAQ, encoded by the coding sequence ATGATAGCTAATCTAAACGCCATATGTCTACAACCAGGTGAAGGTTCTTCATCTTGGGTACTAGGAGACTTATACACCTTTAAAGCAAAGGGCGACGATACAGGTAAAACCTATGCGCTGATAGAGATTGTCATGCAACCTCACAGCGCAACTCCGCCCCATATTCACACCCACGAAAACGAATCTTTTTACATTCAAGAAGGTGAAATAGAGTTCCAACTTGGGGGACAAAGTCTTATAGCCACACCTGGAACTTTCGTTCATTCCCCAAAGGGACAGCCCCACAGTTTTCGTAACATCGGCGCAAAACCAGCTAAATTCTTATGTTGGTTAACGCCATCTGGGTTGGAGCAACTTTTTATCGAAGTGGGTACACCAGTATCAGAGCAAAATACTACATCACCTGGTGTGACTCCCAAAGACATCGAAAAATTGCTCTTTACTGCTCCTAAATACGGTTTAGAAATTCTTCCTTCTGCTGTTGCTCAGTAG
- a CDS encoding NADPH-dependent FMN reductase: MTNTPLFIPVILGTPRQGRQSEHVAKFIVEQIAVRDDVETQLIDIRNIPITTNDAGESIKDPQFSSTVERADGLIIVAPEYNHGYPGLLKHVLDTCLKEYIHKAVGLCGVSAGPFGGTRVIQNLLPVMRELGLMTIFYDLNFSNVQNLFDESGNLIDKATYIRRLERFMNELIWMSTVLRYGRLEVNLEKKDSTQVNVHASKPCPEMAARMGIDAMDTVLNVSHDAQTGKVEATPIA, translated from the coding sequence ATGACAAACACCCCTCTGTTTATTCCTGTCATTTTGGGTACTCCCCGTCAAGGTCGCCAAAGTGAACATGTAGCCAAATTTATTGTCGAGCAGATTGCGGTACGAGATGATGTAGAAACGCAACTGATTGATATTCGTAACATTCCAATTACCACCAATGACGCAGGTGAGTCTATTAAAGACCCTCAGTTCTCCAGTACTGTTGAACGGGCGGACGGATTAATTATCGTTGCACCAGAGTATAATCACGGTTATCCGGGTTTGCTCAAGCATGTACTTGACACTTGCCTCAAAGAATACATCCATAAAGCCGTCGGGCTGTGTGGTGTTTCAGCCGGACCCTTTGGCGGTACACGGGTTATCCAAAACCTTTTGCCTGTGATGCGTGAGTTGGGGCTAATGACAATTTTCTATGACCTCAACTTTAGCAACGTCCAAAATTTGTTTGATGAATCTGGGAATCTGATTGACAAAGCAACCTACATTCGCCGTTTGGAACGGTTTATGAATGAGTTGATTTGGATGTCAACGGTGCTTAGGTATGGGCGGCTAGAAGTCAACTTGGAAAAGAAAGACAGCACTCAAGTCAACGTTCATGCTAGCAAACCTTGCCCAGAAATGGCTGCTCGAATGGGTATTGATGCAATGGATACTGTCCTTAATGTTAGTCATGATGCCCAAACTGGCAAAGTGGAAGCCACTCCCATCGCTTAA
- a CDS encoding SDR family NAD(P)-dependent oxidoreductase — MKLQGKVALVTGSSQGIGQGVVLRLAQEGADVVINYRSHPEGAEETLAKIEAIGGRCHMAQCPKSQGYTLKADLGSVSEVRQLIAESIQHFGKLDILVNNAGIEKHAPFWEVTEADYDAVMNVNLKGVFFATQAFVQHLIETKRTGKIINMSSVHEELPFPNFTAYCASKGGMKMLTRNLAVELGSLGITINNVAPGAIETPINTKLLNNPEKLGALLQNIPLGRLGQPQDVASLVVFLASSDADYITGSTFFVDGGLLWNYQEQ; from the coding sequence ATGAAACTACAAGGTAAAGTTGCCTTAGTGACTGGTAGCAGTCAAGGTATCGGACAAGGTGTTGTCCTGCGTCTTGCTCAAGAAGGAGCCGATGTTGTCATCAATTATCGCTCTCACCCAGAAGGGGCAGAAGAAACCTTAGCCAAAATAGAGGCTATTGGCGGTAGGTGTCACATGGCTCAGTGTCCCAAATCTCAAGGCTACACCCTGAAAGCAGATTTGGGCAGCGTGTCGGAGGTGCGTCAACTTATAGCGGAAAGTATTCAGCATTTTGGCAAGCTAGATATTCTGGTAAACAATGCTGGGATTGAAAAACACGCACCATTCTGGGAAGTGACAGAAGCAGATTATGATGCTGTCATGAATGTCAATTTAAAGGGTGTATTCTTTGCCACTCAAGCCTTTGTTCAACACCTGATTGAAACAAAACGGACTGGAAAAATCATCAATATGAGTTCGGTGCATGAGGAATTGCCATTTCCGAATTTTACAGCTTACTGTGCCAGCAAAGGTGGGATGAAGATGTTGACTCGTAACCTGGCAGTTGAATTGGGTTCTTTGGGGATTACAATTAACAACGTTGCACCAGGAGCGATCGAAACTCCCATTAACACCAAACTGTTGAACAACCCAGAAAAGTTGGGTGCTTTGTTGCAGAATATTCCTCTTGGTCGTCTTGGACAACCACAAGATGTCGCCTCCTTAGTAGTGTTCTTAGCTTCCTCTGATGCTGACTATATTACAGGCAGTACTTTTTTTGTAGATGGTGGGCTGCTTTGGAACTATCAGGAGCAGTAA
- a CDS encoding DM13 domain-containing protein: MKLGYLLTMILAASVMVSCTKEISKNELTESSASANKSIPISMTQVKSQTATAISSGTFVSGEHTTQGKARITSKDGKSVLELEQSFKTSEMGPDLVVILHRSDNVIGSTKPPAYPLKKGDYIVLAPLKKFSGAQTYAIPNNINLANYKSVAIWCRKFNATFGAASLKS; encoded by the coding sequence ATGAAACTAGGATATTTACTCACAATGATTCTAGCTGCTAGTGTTATGGTTAGCTGTACAAAAGAAATCTCCAAGAATGAGTTGACTGAAAGTTCTGCTTCAGCAAATAAATCAATTCCGATATCAATGACTCAGGTGAAGTCTCAAACTGCAACTGCTATAAGTTCTGGCACGTTTGTTTCCGGAGAACATACAACTCAAGGCAAAGCTCGTATTACCAGTAAAGATGGGAAATCAGTGCTAGAGCTTGAGCAGTCGTTTAAGACTTCTGAAATGGGACCTGATTTGGTAGTCATTTTACATCGTTCAGATAACGTAATTGGTTCAACTAAGCCACCAGCATATCCTTTAAAAAAAGGAGATTACATTGTTCTTGCTCCTTTAAAAAAATTTAGTGGTGCTCAAACTTATGCGATTCCTAACAACATTAATTTAGCAAACTACAAGTCTGTTGCTATCTGGTGTCGTAAGTTCAATGCCACTTTTGGTGCTGCCAGTTTAAAAAGTTAA
- a CDS encoding ATP-binding protein, with amino-acid sequence MSKANDEDLLLQQPWQRERLIIARLSSLNYRTGELGSYLHNIACGVSELIGVDWTVVTFCQEGFETILASSLEMAEDTPRVYALHGRLIATVIQIGRTLAVEDAVAHPEYGRPAPGYRAYLGIPLQTSEGQVFGTICSFHRQAREFATEEIQIVELFAERAATAIDHFHLYQKQCEFNQLLEAEVEKRTAQLLEAQAKLVEQERLVAIGEFAATIVHEIRNPLTTMIMGLKYFKKIILTEPAQERLSLALGEASRLENLLSEILLYAKPQVLQLSELDVNEFIRELLVLIREMPEALSRQIEFMPALSTIKILGDRDKLKQVFINIVRNACEAVSAGDVIKWQVDTLSQGNVCINVCNSGEPIPPEILSKLTQPFFSTKPSGTGLGLAITKRIVNAHAGELSIQSDAVTGTTVCVQLPMVAAGGCGMLREG; translated from the coding sequence ATGAGCAAAGCTAATGATGAAGATCTGTTGTTGCAACAACCTTGGCAGCGCGAGCGGCTAATCATAGCACGTTTATCCTCTTTGAACTATCGCACTGGTGAACTAGGCAGCTATTTGCATAATATTGCCTGCGGAGTCAGCGAACTGATTGGAGTAGATTGGACGGTTGTTACCTTTTGCCAAGAGGGATTTGAAACTATCCTAGCCAGTAGTCTGGAAATGGCTGAAGATACACCCCGTGTTTACGCGTTGCATGGTAGGTTAATTGCTACAGTTATTCAAATTGGTCGTACATTAGCTGTTGAGGATGCAGTGGCTCATCCAGAATATGGCAGACCTGCACCTGGGTATAGAGCATATTTGGGTATACCATTACAAACCTCTGAAGGTCAAGTATTCGGTACTATTTGCTCTTTTCATAGGCAAGCAAGGGAATTTGCAACAGAAGAAATCCAAATTGTGGAACTGTTTGCGGAACGTGCAGCAACGGCGATCGACCACTTTCATCTTTACCAAAAACAGTGCGAATTTAATCAACTTTTGGAAGCTGAGGTAGAAAAACGCACTGCTCAATTGCTAGAAGCCCAAGCCAAGCTTGTAGAACAGGAACGCCTAGTCGCTATTGGTGAATTTGCGGCGACGATCGTGCATGAAATTCGCAATCCCCTAACGACAATGATTATGGGATTGAAGTATTTTAAGAAAATTATTTTGACTGAACCAGCTCAAGAGCGATTATCTCTAGCGCTGGGTGAAGCTAGTCGTCTAGAAAATCTACTGAGTGAAATTTTGCTCTATGCCAAACCCCAGGTGCTGCAATTAAGTGAATTGGATGTGAATGAATTCATTCGTGAGTTGCTTGTGCTAATTCGTGAGATGCCAGAAGCTCTGTCACGGCAAATTGAATTTATGCCAGCGTTATCTACGATCAAAATCTTGGGGGACAGAGATAAGCTAAAACAAGTTTTTATCAATATTGTTCGCAATGCCTGTGAGGCAGTCTCAGCAGGAGATGTCATTAAGTGGCAAGTAGACACTTTGTCTCAAGGTAACGTCTGCATTAATGTGTGCAATAGTGGTGAACCCATTCCTCCAGAAATTCTCTCAAAACTAACGCAGCCTTTTTTTTCTACAAAACCTAGTGGTACTGGGTTAGGACTTGCTATTACCAAACGCATCGTCAATGCTCATGCTGGAGAATTATCCATTCAATCTGACGCAGTCACAGGAACTACAGTATGCGTTCAATTACCGATGGTTGCTGCTGGAGGTTGTGGAATGCTAAGGGAAGGATAA
- a CDS encoding KTSC domain-containing protein — MKLSKIDLSNLVAIAHSDEYLQLLIDRGDEFECVAIPAPIQAYEGLQQLNAIVADSPALPSLPESIEMLPVSSSMANAVGYDSNEQVLQVEFHNGAVYQYSGVESDTWEDLHEADSIGRFFNENIKGRYSSERIDDAYYTDDCCY; from the coding sequence ATGAAACTGTCTAAGATAGATTTGAGTAATCTCGTAGCGATCGCTCACTCAGATGAATACTTGCAATTGTTAATTGACCGAGGCGACGAGTTTGAGTGCGTAGCCATTCCTGCGCCAATACAAGCTTATGAAGGACTACAGCAATTGAATGCGATCGTTGCTGACTCTCCTGCACTTCCTTCATTACCGGAATCAATAGAGATGTTACCTGTAAGTTCATCCATGGCTAACGCTGTGGGGTACGATTCAAACGAACAAGTTTTGCAGGTCGAATTTCATAACGGAGCAGTATATCAATATTCTGGGGTAGAATCTGACACTTGGGAAGATTTACATGAGGCTGATTCTATTGGCAGATTTTTCAACGAAAACATCAAAGGTAGATATTCATCCGAGCGCATAGATGACGCATATTATACGGATGATTGTTGTTATTAA